In Helianthus annuus cultivar XRQ/B chromosome 8, HanXRQr2.0-SUNRISE, whole genome shotgun sequence, a single genomic region encodes these proteins:
- the LOC110902076 gene encoding pectinesterase inhibitor 10 yields CLDNPSRHFLQRFNLCTRQKNVEFIRTSCGLTTYPTLCFNSLSARAGAIQTSPKLLAQTALSVTLHMTHTTSSSMVKLSQVHGMTPREVAAMKDCIELLNESVYNLKQSLEEMSRPGSKDSELVMSDIQTWVSSALTDEDTCTEGFKDDPKMKRVVRGKIVNVAHLTSNALALVNSYASLRG; encoded by the coding sequence TGTCTTGATAATCCTTCTCGTCATTTCCTCCAACGATTTAATCTCTGCACTCGACAAAAAAATGTTGAATTCATAAGAACATCATGTGGTTTGACAACATACCCAACACTCTGCTTTAACTCACTCTCAGCACGAGCAGGTGCAATCCAGACAAGCCCAAAGCTACTAGCCCAAACAGCTCTATCTGTGACCCTTCACATGACCCACACCACCTCCTCGTCAATGGTTAAATTGTCACAAGTGCATGGCATGACGCCTAGAGAGGTCGCTGCCATGAAAGACTGCATTGAGTTGCTGAATGAATCGGTGTACAACTTGAAACAATCGCTTGAGGAGATGAGCCGACCAGGTTCCAAAGATTCAGAGCTAGTGATGAGCGACATTCAGACATGGGTCAGTTCAGCACTGACGGATGAAGACACGTGCACTGAAGGGTTTAAGGATGACCCGAAAATGAAACGTGTTGTGAGAGGAAAGATTGTGAATGTTGCACACTTAACCAGTAACGCTTTGGCTTTGGTCAATAGTTATGCTTCTTTACGCGGGTAG